The following coding sequences lie in one Helicobacter kayseriensis genomic window:
- the recA gene encoding recombinase RecA, whose product MSIDEQKKKAIELALKQVDKAFGKGALVRLGDKQVEKIECISTGSLGLDMALGIGGIPKGRIIEIYGPESSGKTTLSLQVIAECQKNGGICAFIDAEHALDVYYAKKLGVDTENLLVSQPDNGEQALEILETLTRSGAVDLVVIDSVAALTPKAEIDGDMGDQHVGLQARLMSHALRKITGVLHKMNTTLIFINQIRMKIGMMGYGSPETTTGGNALKFYASVRIDIRRIATLKQNEQQIGNRAKAKVVKNKVAPPFREAEFDIMFGEGISKEGEIIDYGVKLDIIDKSGAWLSYGATKLGQGRENAKIFLKENPQISEEIIHKIKEQIGGQDEIMPLPDETEL is encoded by the coding sequence ATGAGCATTGATGAGCAGAAGAAAAAAGCAATTGAACTTGCTTTGAAACAGGTGGATAAAGCTTTTGGAAAAGGGGCTTTGGTGCGCTTGGGAGATAAGCAAGTTGAAAAAATTGAATGTATTTCAACGGGTTCTTTGGGGCTTGATATGGCATTGGGGATTGGGGGAATCCCAAAGGGTAGGATTATAGAAATTTATGGACCTGAAAGCTCAGGAAAGACAACCTTGAGTTTGCAAGTGATTGCTGAGTGCCAAAAAAATGGAGGAATTTGTGCTTTTATTGATGCAGAGCACGCGCTTGATGTGTATTATGCAAAAAAGCTAGGGGTAGATACAGAGAATCTTTTGGTCTCTCAACCTGATAATGGCGAGCAAGCATTGGAGATCTTAGAGACATTGACACGCAGTGGAGCTGTAGATCTTGTTGTTATTGATTCTGTAGCTGCTTTGACTCCAAAAGCTGAAATTGATGGAGATATGGGAGATCAACATGTGGGCTTGCAAGCAAGGCTTATGAGTCATGCTTTGCGTAAGATTACGGGCGTCCTTCACAAGATGAATACAACTCTGATTTTTATCAATCAGATTCGGATGAAGATTGGAATGATGGGATATGGAAGTCCAGAGACGACGACAGGAGGAAATGCACTGAAATTTTATGCAAGCGTGAGAATTGATATCCGACGCATTGCGACTTTGAAGCAAAATGAACAGCAAATTGGGAATCGAGCAAAGGCAAAAGTCGTCAAGAACAAAGTAGCTCCTCCTTTTAGAGAAGCAGAATTTGATATTATGTTTGGCGAGGGGATCAGCAAGGAGGGTGAAATCATTGATTATGGAGTGAAGCTAGATATCATTGATAAGAGTGGGGCGTGGTTGAGCTATGGTGCGACAAAGCTTGGACAAGGGCGCGAGAATGCAAAGATCTTTCTCAAAGAAAATCCTCAAATCAGTGAAGAAATTATCCACAAGATAAAAGAACAAATTGGGGGGCAAGATGAGATTATGCCTCTCCCTGATGAAACAGAACTCTAA
- the eno gene encoding phosphopyruvate hydratase, producing the protein MSIITHIEAFEVLDSRGNPTVKVGIELSDGVRESAIVPSGASTGKREALELRDGGDRYLGKGVQKACGNVNGVIREALIGAEIGNQEKIDSLMRGIDGTFNYSALGANAILGVSMAYARASARSLGVPLYRYLGGANACVLPVPMLNIINGGSHADNTVDFQEYMIMPLGFESFSEGLRASAEVYQHLKKILSEKGEVTAIGDEGGFAPNLKNNEEPIEVILQAVERAGYRAGEHIAIALDVASSELVGEDGLYDLKGEGRKLTSSELVEYYEKLVAKYPIVSIEDGLSEDDWGGWKILTEKLGQKIQLVGDDLFVTNVDILREGIEKKIANAILVKPNQIGSISQSMQTMRLAQRNRYRCVMSHRSGESEDSFIADFAVALNCGEIKTGSTARSERMAKYNRLIEIERELAGGEYLGWKIFS; encoded by the coding sequence ATGTCGATTATTACACATATTGAAGCATTTGAAGTTTTGGATAGTCGAGGAAATCCAACAGTGAAAGTTGGAATTGAGCTAAGTGATGGGGTGCGTGAAAGTGCAATTGTTCCAAGTGGAGCAAGCACGGGGAAAAGAGAAGCATTGGAGCTCAGAGATGGGGGTGATAGATATTTGGGCAAGGGTGTGCAAAAAGCGTGTGGGAATGTCAATGGAGTGATTAGAGAGGCATTGATAGGCGCAGAGATAGGGAATCAAGAGAAAATTGATTCTTTAATGAGGGGGATTGATGGGACTTTTAATTATTCTGCTTTGGGGGCTAATGCTATATTGGGTGTAAGCATGGCTTATGCAAGAGCAAGCGCAAGATCATTGGGAGTGCCTCTTTATCGTTATTTGGGTGGAGCAAATGCTTGTGTTTTGCCTGTTCCAATGCTTAATATCATCAATGGTGGAAGTCACGCAGACAATACGGTAGATTTTCAAGAATATATGATTATGCCTTTAGGATTTGAAAGTTTTTCTGAGGGGTTAAGGGCCTCTGCAGAGGTGTATCAACATCTCAAAAAGATCTTATCTGAAAAGGGAGAGGTAACTGCTATTGGAGATGAGGGGGGATTTGCTCCTAACCTAAAAAACAATGAAGAGCCAATTGAGGTGATTTTGCAAGCAGTTGAGCGCGCAGGATATAGAGCTGGGGAACATATCGCGATTGCTTTAGATGTTGCAAGCAGTGAGTTGGTTGGAGAAGATGGTTTGTATGATTTAAAAGGGGAGGGAAGAAAACTGACTTCAAGCGAGTTGGTTGAGTATTATGAGAAGCTTGTGGCTAAATATCCTATCGTGTCAATCGAAGATGGTTTAAGTGAAGATGACTGGGGTGGGTGGAAGATTTTGACAGAGAAATTGGGTCAAAAAATACAACTTGTAGGCGATGATTTGTTTGTTACAAATGTGGATATTTTACGCGAGGGGATTGAAAAGAAGATTGCAAATGCAATCTTGGTCAAGCCCAATCAAATTGGAAGCATTTCGCAAAGTATGCAAACGATGAGACTAGCACAACGCAATCGGTATCGTTGTGTGATGAGTCATCGCAGTGGAGAAAGTGAAGATAGTTTTATTGCTGACTTTGCTGTGGCTTTGAATTGTGGAGAAATCAAAACTGGATCAACAGCAAGAAGTGAGAGGATGGCAAAATACAATCGTTTGATTGAAATTGAAAGGGAGCTTGCTGGGGGTGAATATTTGGGGTGGAAGATTTTCTCATAA
- a CDS encoding AMIN domain-containing protein produces MKKMICLIALILFAREDPFELKMTPKTSPQSVEGAITKPLEKVEVNLPTTARILKEVQFVYQKLDGSIATETIKIDSDIDWHYPISLSQIQNIQEAELKKPVSYKIESFGFTIIGKTIQITSPYKLEQIFVLPKPFRIILDLQKGEEIINQDIALDRRFFRVISVGTHKNYYRISLELDGQYAYDLGQNEKGYTLTLR; encoded by the coding sequence ATGAAAAAGATGATTTGTTTAATAGCCTTGATTTTGTTTGCAAGAGAAGATCCTTTTGAGTTGAAAATGACGCCCAAAACAAGTCCTCAGAGTGTTGAGGGGGCGATTACTAAACCTTTAGAAAAGGTTGAGGTAAATCTTCCCACAACAGCAAGGATTCTTAAAGAGGTCCAATTTGTATATCAAAAACTTGATGGTAGTATCGCTACAGAAACAATTAAGATAGATTCAGATATTGATTGGCACTACCCCATTAGCTTATCGCAAATTCAAAACATACAAGAAGCAGAGCTTAAAAAACCGGTGAGCTACAAGATAGAAAGTTTTGGTTTTACAATCATTGGCAAAACAATCCAAATCACATCTCCTTATAAACTTGAACAAATTTTTGTTTTGCCTAAACCCTTTAGAATCATTCTTGATTTGCAGAAAGGAGAGGAAATTATCAATCAAGATATCGCTCTTGATCGTCGATTTTTTCGTGTTATTTCTGTGGGGACGCATAAAAACTATTATCGCATTTCCCTTGAGCTTGATGGACAATATGCCTATGATTTGGGGCAGAATGAAAAGGGCTATACTCTTACCCTAAGGTAA
- a CDS encoding shikimate kinase, producing the protein MKHHLVLIGFMGSGKSTLAQRLASLFSLPIFSTDCRIENLMQMKIVDIFHQYGEEFFRAKEKEIFFEIANLSVPHIIDCGGGFGAYQDVGILGEVVFLDLPFDVISQRVIQDTVCRPLFDDRAKELYDLRAKTYCAKANVILRSDWEIEEWIKRRA; encoded by the coding sequence ATGAAACACCATCTTGTATTGATTGGCTTTATGGGAAGTGGCAAAAGCACGCTTGCTCAAAGGCTAGCTTCACTATTTTCTTTGCCTATTTTTTCTACAGATTGTAGGATTGAGAATCTGATGCAAATGAAAATTGTGGATATTTTTCATCAATATGGAGAGGAGTTTTTTAGAGCCAAGGAAAAAGAAATCTTTTTTGAGATTGCAAACTTAAGTGTGCCTCATATTATTGATTGTGGAGGAGGTTTTGGTGCTTATCAGGATGTAGGGATCTTGGGAGAAGTGGTTTTTTTGGATCTTCCATTTGATGTGATTTCTCAGCGCGTGATTCAAGATACTGTTTGCAGACCTCTTTTTGATGATCGCGCCAAAGAACTTTATGACTTGAGAGCAAAAACATATTGCGCAAAAGCTAATGTGATTTTAAGAAGTGATTGGGAGATTGAGGAGTGGATCAAAAGAAGAGCTTAA
- a CDS encoding F0F1 ATP synthase subunit A, translated as MDGRLFTFAGLINPNHDFIIGFYTVLVAVIILILAKMATSNLKIIPQGLQNIFEWFIEGTINVASDIVSREIAVKYLPLTATIALFVFFSNAIGIIPGFESPTSSWSFTLVLALVVFFYYHFEGIKTKGIVKYFAHFAGPVPLLAPLMLPVEIISHFSRIISLSFRLFGNIKGDDMFLLVMLMLAPWLAPLPAFAILTLMAFLQAFVFMILTYVYIAGAISEEEH; from the coding sequence ATGGACGGAAGATTATTTACTTTTGCGGGGTTAATCAACCCAAATCACGATTTTATTATCGGCTTTTATACGGTTCTTGTAGCTGTGATTATTTTAATTTTGGCAAAAATGGCTACAAGCAACCTTAAAATCATCCCCCAAGGACTACAAAACATTTTTGAATGGTTTATCGAAGGAACAATCAATGTAGCAAGCGATATTGTGAGCAGAGAAATTGCAGTCAAATACCTCCCTCTCACAGCAACAATTGCTCTTTTTGTTTTTTTCTCCAACGCCATTGGGATCATCCCTGGATTTGAATCCCCTACATCAAGCTGGAGCTTTACTCTTGTTTTGGCACTTGTTGTTTTCTTCTACTATCACTTTGAGGGCATTAAAACCAAAGGGATCGTAAAATATTTCGCGCATTTTGCAGGCCCTGTTCCTCTTTTGGCACCATTGATGTTGCCTGTAGAGATCATTTCTCACTTTTCGCGAATCATCTCTTTGTCATTCCGTTTGTTTGGAAATATCAAAGGGGATGATATGTTTTTGCTTGTGATGCTTATGCTTGCTCCTTGGCTTGCACCACTTCCAGCTTTTGCAATTTTGACGCTTATGGCATTCTTGCAAGCCTTTGTGTTTATGATTTTGACTTATGTCTATATCGCAGGAGCAATTTCTGAAGAAGAGCATTAA
- a CDS encoding DUF4105 domain-containing protein, producing MRCSIKFKPFSLILGGIFLPLFVFSKPPTFQQADLNKIAKSREWRNLLHFDKRKSQIDDERFFLSPWGNTDPMSELKATLQAFYAPIPTQLKDLNSKALSLLEEFNAQESGISMGVQDMHAICRFPSRLNYLRSQLHLPNLPTPQCQTFDKLYSKISPKSITLIFASGHINSPASMFGHNFLLFNSKYNSRLLSYALNYSAQVDEANTNGFIFALKGLSGGYNGRYSILPYYDKIKEYAYSENRDMWEFELNLTPQETLIAYQHIWELNNINSDYFFLDENCASNLLWILEIARPSINLRDSFPSVVNPPQTLHIIQDAKLISKTIYRPSKQNKIRAYEKMLSLAELYLVKQIAKGNLSPQGIATHPNQILILECSAELVEFYFMKQQLSLNQYQEIAHNIANARSKLGTSQEIAISAPPSPLQSHREFLISPTFFTNTKNHFLGFETRFTYHGIEDSSIGIQKETSIEFLKALFGISLEQNPKLYLQEITILKLQSLPTISTLIHPISYQFQMGASRDFLNSHLTFYLNGGVGASMALGEHFFAYYLFEPSLYISKIPQIAVTNTLGGVFEASRFKFLITYHNTLYPQNFSSENFIISNALKASINLSINSHCALNFSSHLIFFNKSLPTRMLHKAQIRIYL from the coding sequence ATGAGGTGCTCAATCAAATTCAAACCCTTTAGTTTGATATTGGGGGGAATCTTTCTTCCCCTTTTTGTTTTTTCGAAACCTCCCACCTTTCAACAAGCTGATTTAAACAAAATCGCAAAAAGCAGAGAATGGAGAAATCTTCTTCATTTTGACAAAAGAAAAAGTCAAATTGATGATGAGCGGTTTTTCCTCTCTCCTTGGGGGAATACAGACCCAATGAGCGAGCTAAAAGCTACACTTCAAGCCTTTTATGCACCTATTCCCACCCAGCTCAAAGATCTTAATTCTAAAGCCTTGTCACTTTTGGAAGAATTTAATGCCCAAGAAAGCGGAATCTCAATGGGTGTTCAAGATATGCACGCTATCTGCAGATTCCCATCGCGTCTCAATTATCTCAGATCACAACTTCATTTACCCAATCTTCCAACGCCACAATGTCAGACCTTTGACAAACTTTATTCCAAAATCTCACCCAAATCCATCACGCTCATCTTTGCCTCAGGGCACATTAATTCTCCTGCATCAATGTTTGGGCACAACTTCTTACTTTTTAATTCCAAATACAACTCGCGCTTGCTCTCATATGCACTCAATTACTCTGCTCAAGTTGATGAGGCAAATACAAATGGCTTCATCTTTGCGCTTAAGGGATTAAGTGGGGGCTACAATGGACGATACTCGATCCTTCCATACTATGACAAAATCAAAGAATATGCCTATAGCGAAAATCGCGATATGTGGGAATTTGAACTCAATCTCACCCCCCAAGAAACCCTAATTGCTTATCAACACATTTGGGAGCTCAACAACATCAACTCAGATTATTTTTTTCTAGATGAAAATTGCGCTTCTAATCTTTTGTGGATTTTAGAGATTGCTCGTCCTAGCATAAACCTTCGCGATTCTTTTCCTAGCGTTGTCAATCCCCCACAAACTCTCCACATCATCCAAGATGCCAAACTTATTTCAAAAACCATTTATCGTCCAAGCAAACAAAATAAGATTCGCGCCTATGAAAAAATGCTCTCTCTAGCTGAGCTTTATCTTGTCAAACAAATCGCTAAAGGGAATCTATCCCCACAAGGTATTGCCACCCACCCCAACCAAATTCTCATCCTAGAGTGTTCAGCAGAACTTGTAGAGTTTTATTTTATGAAACAACAACTCAGCCTCAATCAATATCAAGAAATCGCTCACAATATCGCCAATGCAAGATCTAAACTTGGCACATCTCAAGAGATCGCGATCTCCGCACCTCCTTCCCCCTTGCAATCTCATCGAGAATTTTTGATCTCTCCTACATTTTTTACAAATACAAAAAATCATTTTTTAGGATTTGAAACGCGCTTCACTTATCATGGGATCGAAGATAGTTCAATAGGGATTCAAAAAGAAACAAGCATTGAATTTCTCAAAGCCCTTTTTGGAATCTCTTTAGAACAAAATCCAAAACTCTATCTCCAAGAAATCACCATCCTCAAACTCCAATCCCTCCCAACAATCAGCACACTCATTCATCCCATCTCTTACCAATTCCAAATGGGAGCTAGTCGAGATTTTCTCAATTCTCACTTGACCTTTTATCTCAATGGAGGAGTGGGAGCAAGTATGGCTTTAGGAGAACATTTCTTTGCCTATTATCTTTTTGAGCCCTCACTTTATATCTCCAAGATTCCACAAATTGCTGTGACTAATACCTTAGGAGGAGTATTTGAGGCTTCAAGATTCAAATTTCTCATCACTTATCACAACACTCTCTATCCACAAAACTTTTCATCAGAAAATTTCATCATCTCTAATGCACTCAAAGCCTCCATTAATCTCTCTATCAATTCTCACTGTGCCTTAAATTTCTCATCACATTTGATCTTTTTCAACAAATCACTCCCAACTAGAATGCTCCACAAGGCACAAATCCGAATCTACTTATAA
- a CDS encoding DUF3015 family protein, with amino-acid sequence MKKLASILLSGLFCFATEAQQEKTTGLKINEQAKGGNTYTGCGLGSMLFTTDNAFLLSFQATTNGLFGNQTFAISSGTSGCEKAVLAQNDRVEEFVASNMDQLSKEASMGRGEALDTLVELLEIENAQEFKQKLQINYHLVYATKMVQMNEVLNQIQTL; translated from the coding sequence ATGAAAAAACTAGCCTCTATTCTTTTGAGTGGTCTTTTTTGCTTTGCAACAGAAGCTCAACAAGAAAAAACAACAGGTCTCAAAATCAATGAACAAGCTAAAGGGGGGAATACTTACACGGGCTGTGGCCTTGGAAGTATGCTTTTTACAACAGATAATGCCTTTTTGCTCTCTTTTCAAGCCACAACAAATGGTCTTTTTGGGAATCAAACTTTTGCAATCAGCTCTGGAACCTCAGGTTGCGAAAAAGCAGTATTGGCACAAAATGATCGTGTAGAGGAATTTGTTGCATCCAATATGGATCAGCTTTCCAAAGAAGCTTCTATGGGAAGAGGCGAAGCCCTTGATACACTTGTTGAACTCCTAGAGATTGAAAATGCCCAAGAATTCAAACAAAAATTGCAAATCAATTATCATCTTGTTTATGCAACCAAAATGGTTCAAATGAATGAGGTGCTCAATCAAATTCAAACCCTTTAG
- a CDS encoding carbon-nitrogen hydrolase: MQSKIIPTALIQHSFKGTKEETLQYIKNKILESAQLGSKLVLLQELHAQEYFCQSENVDFFDYALSFEEDIRFFSSIAKEAQVVLVTSLFERRSAGLYHNTAVVFETDGSLAGKYRKMHIPDDPGFYEKFYFTPGDLGFEPIQTSVGKLGVMVCWDQWYPEGARIMALKGAEMLIYPTAIGWFPQDDEAEKNRQREAWIGVQRGHAIANGIPTLAINRVGFEEDKSGVLQGIQFWGSSFAFGAQGELLAMGSIDQEEIIQIQIDLGRSEEVRRIWPFLRDRRIDSYQEILKRYCD; the protein is encoded by the coding sequence ATGCAATCCAAAATCATTCCTACAGCACTCATTCAACACAGCTTTAAAGGCACAAAAGAAGAAACTCTTCAGTATATAAAAAACAAAATTTTAGAATCTGCACAGCTTGGCTCAAAACTCGTTTTGCTTCAAGAGCTTCATGCACAAGAGTATTTTTGCCAAAGTGAAAATGTTGATTTTTTTGATTATGCGCTGTCTTTTGAGGAGGATATAAGATTTTTTTCTTCTATTGCCAAAGAAGCACAAGTGGTTCTGGTGACTTCTTTGTTTGAAAGACGCAGTGCAGGTCTATATCATAACACAGCGGTTGTTTTTGAGACTGATGGGAGTCTTGCAGGAAAATATCGCAAAATGCACATTCCTGATGATCCTGGCTTTTATGAAAAGTTTTACTTCACTCCTGGAGATTTAGGTTTTGAGCCCATTCAAACCAGTGTTGGAAAACTTGGAGTAATGGTATGTTGGGATCAATGGTATCCAGAAGGAGCAAGGATTATGGCTCTTAAGGGAGCAGAGATGCTCATCTATCCTACGGCCATTGGTTGGTTCCCTCAAGATGATGAAGCAGAAAAAAATCGCCAAAGAGAAGCTTGGATTGGAGTACAAAGAGGCCATGCAATCGCCAATGGAATTCCAACTTTGGCAATCAATCGCGTAGGATTTGAGGAAGACAAAAGCGGTGTATTGCAAGGAATTCAGTTTTGGGGATCTAGTTTTGCCTTTGGTGCTCAAGGAGAACTTTTGGCAATGGGAAGCATTGATCAAGAAGAAATCATACAAATCCAAATTGATCTTGGTCGCAGTGAAGAAGTGCGAAGAATTTGGCCTTTTTTGCGCGATAGACGCATTGATTCTTATCAAGAAATTCTTAAAAGATACTGTGACTAA
- a CDS encoding tRNA threonylcarbamoyladenosine dehydratase, whose amino-acid sequence MTADRYTRSRIIFGPHFETMQKTKVLIFGVGGVGGYAIDALYRSGIQNLTIVDKDSFDITNQNRQIGSEAIGQVKVEALAKLYDGITPIHAQVDESFLQTINFEDFDYIVDAIDDIQAKILLAKKAHKRRFGTYISSTGSAKKLNPLFIKVSSIWKSYGDKFARKFRENLKKQSFKGDFKVIFSDEAPHCKALGSCNVVTGSFGLQIASEILRDIQTTHKE is encoded by the coding sequence ATGACTGCTGATCGCTACACCCGCTCAAGAATTATTTTTGGTCCGCATTTTGAAACAATGCAAAAGACAAAGGTGTTGATTTTTGGCGTTGGAGGAGTGGGAGGATATGCAATTGATGCCCTCTATCGAAGCGGGATTCAAAATCTCACTATCGTGGATAAAGATTCATTTGATATTACAAACCAAAATCGACAAATCGGTTCTGAAGCCATAGGACAGGTCAAAGTCGAAGCACTTGCAAAGCTTTATGATGGAATCACCCCTATCCATGCCCAAGTTGATGAAAGTTTCCTCCAAACGATAAATTTTGAAGATTTTGATTATATCGTTGATGCCATTGATGACATACAAGCCAAGATTCTACTAGCAAAAAAAGCTCACAAGAGGCGCTTTGGCACTTATATTAGCTCTACTGGGAGTGCCAAAAAACTCAATCCTCTTTTTATAAAAGTTTCAAGTATTTGGAAGAGTTATGGGGATAAATTTGCAAGAAAATTTAGAGAAAACCTCAAGAAGCAATCTTTTAAGGGAGATTTTAAAGTAATATTTTCTGATGAAGCTCCTCATTGTAAGGCTCTTGGGAGCTGCAATGTTGTAACAGGGAGCTTTGGGTTGCAAATTGCAAGTGAGATCTTACGCGATATTCAAACCACACACAAGGAGTAA
- the surE gene encoding 5'/3'-nucleotidase SurE codes for MKTILLTNDDGFFSKGLLALQEALKDLARIVIVAPACEKSACGHGLTLNKPLKLIQIQKDYYKIDNGTPADCIYLALHSLFPTQKPDLVISGINLGSNMGEDITYSGTVAGAMEGAIYGIPSIAISQVLKNADKNYEDFSLAQKTIRHIVTQIFQTSFPLIDRKVLNINIPYAKESNGYKITQAGYRLYEHTAQKSTNPRGQEYFWLGLHPLKWKNRTNAVAMSDFEAVQNGYVSLTPLTLDLTSFSDLENLQGWIQ; via the coding sequence ATGAAAACAATCCTTTTAACCAATGATGATGGGTTTTTTTCAAAAGGTTTATTAGCCCTTCAAGAGGCATTGAAAGATTTGGCACGCATTGTCATCGTCGCTCCTGCATGTGAGAAATCAGCTTGTGGTCATGGCCTTACGCTTAATAAACCTCTCAAATTAATCCAAATTCAAAAAGATTATTACAAGATCGACAATGGAACTCCTGCTGATTGCATCTATTTGGCGCTTCACTCACTTTTTCCTACCCAAAAACCCGATCTTGTTATATCAGGTATTAATCTAGGATCTAATATGGGAGAAGATATCACATATTCAGGAACCGTTGCAGGAGCAATGGAAGGAGCGATCTATGGAATCCCCTCTATCGCAATCTCTCAGGTATTAAAAAATGCCGATAAAAATTATGAAGACTTTTCTCTTGCTCAAAAAACAATTCGCCACATTGTTACACAAATCTTTCAAACTTCTTTCCCACTCATTGATCGCAAAGTGCTCAACATCAACATCCCATATGCCAAAGAGAGCAATGGCTACAAAATCACTCAGGCAGGGTATCGCCTTTATGAGCATACAGCCCAAAAGAGCACAAATCCCAGAGGACAAGAATATTTTTGGCTTGGACTTCACCCACTCAAATGGAAAAATAGAACCAATGCAGTTGCAATGTCTGACTTTGAGGCAGTGCAAAATGGCTATGTCTCTCTCACTCCTCTAACTCTTGATTTGACGAGTTTTTCAGACTTAGAGAATCTTCAAGGATGGATTCAATGA
- a CDS encoding ribonucleotide-diphosphate reductase subunit beta: MEKVERKKIYNPNSIESVNERRIFGGDPTSMFDLNKIKYQWAYNLWKVMLANTWFPEEVNMNADKRDYNGGLTTQEKLGYDRALAQLIFMDSLQTNNLIDNVNPYMTSPEINLILVRQAYEEALHSQSYAVMVESISANTDEIYDMWRVDMQLRSKNDHIADVYMELAKNPTEQNLVKAMFANQILEGIYFYSGFSYFYTLARSGKMLGSAQMIRFIQRDEVTHLLLFQNMINSVKKERPDLFTKSLEEEVVEMFKKAVEVEVAWGEYITQGQILGLTSEIIRQYIQYLADDRLAHVGMPKIYGSHNPIKWVDQFSSFNDQKTNFFEAKVTNYAKGSISFDDF, translated from the coding sequence ATGGAAAAGGTTGAGCGTAAAAAAATTTACAATCCAAATTCAATAGAAAGCGTTAATGAAAGGAGAATTTTTGGAGGGGATCCAACAAGTATGTTTGATCTCAATAAAATTAAATATCAATGGGCTTATAATCTCTGGAAAGTCATGCTTGCTAACACTTGGTTCCCTGAAGAAGTTAATATGAATGCTGATAAGCGAGATTATAATGGTGGTCTTACGACACAAGAGAAGCTTGGATATGACCGAGCCTTGGCACAATTGATTTTTATGGATTCATTGCAAACTAATAATCTTATTGACAATGTCAATCCTTATATGACAAGTCCTGAGATTAATCTTATTTTGGTGCGTCAGGCTTATGAAGAGGCGTTGCATTCTCAGAGTTATGCGGTTATGGTGGAATCAATCTCTGCCAATACAGATGAAATCTATGATATGTGGCGTGTAGATATGCAACTTAGATCCAAAAATGATCATATTGCTGATGTGTATATGGAGCTTGCTAAGAATCCAACAGAGCAAAATTTGGTAAAGGCAATGTTTGCCAACCAAATCTTGGAGGGGATTTATTTTTATAGTGGTTTTAGTTATTTTTATACTTTGGCAAGATCGGGGAAGATGCTTGGTAGTGCACAGATGATTAGGTTTATTCAGCGTGATGAAGTGACGCATTTGCTTTTATTTCAAAACATGATCAATTCTGTCAAAAAAGAGCGTCCAGATCTTTTTACAAAAAGCCTAGAAGAAGAGGTAGTGGAGATGTTTAAAAAAGCTGTTGAAGTAGAGGTAGCTTGGGGAGAATATATCACTCAAGGACAGATTCTTGGCCTTACAAGTGAGATTATTCGTCAATATATTCAATACTTGGCTGATGATCGTCTTGCTCATGTTGGAATGCCAAAAATTTATGGCTCTCATAATCCTATTAAATGGGTGGATCAGTTTTCAAGTTTTAATGATCAAAAAACGAACTTTTTTGAGGCAAAAGTAACAAACTATGCCAAGGGAAGTATCAGTTTTGATGACTTCTAA
- a CDS encoding carbon-nitrogen hydrolase family protein produces the protein MPREVSVLMTSKNKKIYVLQFKVKNCFETNLERVLDFSRRCIKDSIVCTPNLSLTGFDFHRLEEASIFSQYALERYKESIFDHTLITSVIEKIEGKFYNNIKVIQNGEILYSQSKTRAFPLNNEEEFIAQGRLEDMDFFYIDGIRCAAINCYELRFLDVWKKVQGAEMVFVLAQWDKARKKHFEVLSQSLAILNQTFVIASDWGNEGSSKGSAIISPFGRVYQDGKRGIVHQEICLDEIREMRNYLKIGLES, from the coding sequence ATGCCAAGGGAAGTATCAGTTTTGATGACTTCTAAAAATAAGAAAATCTATGTTTTGCAATTTAAGGTCAAAAATTGTTTTGAAACAAATTTAGAGCGTGTGCTGGATTTTTCTAGGCGGTGCATTAAGGATTCTATTGTTTGCACTCCAAATCTGAGTCTGACTGGTTTTGATTTTCATCGTCTTGAAGAGGCAAGCATTTTTTCTCAATATGCACTTGAGCGCTACAAAGAAAGCATCTTTGATCACACGCTAATCACTTCTGTCATTGAAAAAATTGAAGGAAAGTTTTATAACAATATCAAAGTGATTCAAAATGGTGAAATTCTCTATTCTCAATCCAAAACACGTGCCTTTCCACTCAATAACGAGGAAGAGTTTATTGCTCAGGGCAGACTTGAAGATATGGATTTTTTCTATATTGATGGCATAAGGTGCGCTGCAATTAATTGCTATGAATTGAGATTTTTAGATGTGTGGAAAAAGGTTCAAGGTGCTGAAATGGTTTTTGTTTTGGCTCAATGGGATAAGGCAAGAAAAAAGCATTTTGAGGTGCTTTCCCAATCCTTGGCTATTCTTAATCAGACTTTTGTGATTGCTAGCGATTGGGGCAATGAGGGATCATCTAAGGGAAGTGCTATTATTTCACCTTTTGGAAGAGTGTATCAAGATGGAAAAAGGGGAATTGTACATCAAGAAATCTGTCTTGATGAGATTAGAGAAATGCGAAATTATCTTAAGATTGGACTTGAGTCGTGA